One Panicum virgatum strain AP13 chromosome 9K, P.virgatum_v5, whole genome shotgun sequence genomic region harbors:
- the LOC120647036 gene encoding ras-related protein Rab11D-like yields MARAGEKVDYVFKVVLIGDSAVGKSQILARFARNEFSLDSKATIGVEFQTRTLVIDHRSVKAQIWDTAGQERYRAVTSAYYRGALGALLVYDITRRQSFDHIPRWLDELRAHADKNIVIMLVGNKSDLEEQRAVSTEDAKEFAEKENLFFLETSALQATNVESAFQTVLTEIFKIHSKKNMVSEPKSNGSAPAMPGKKVLVPGPAQEIPKSKCCSSM; encoded by the exons atgGCGAGGGCCGGGGAGAAGGTGGACTACGTCTTCAAGGTGGTGCTTATCGGCGACTCGGCGGTGGGCAAGTCGCAGATCCTGGCCCGCTTCGCCCGCAACGAGTTCAGCCTCGACTCCAAGGCCACCATCGGGGTCGAGTTCCAGACCCGCACCCTCGTCATCGACCACAGGAGCGTCAAGGCCCAGATCTGGGACACCGCCGGCCAGGAGAG ATATAGGGCTGTGACAAGCGCGTATTACAGAGGTGCACTGGGAGCTCTTCTGGTCTATGACATCACCAGGCGCCAGAGCTTTGATCATATACCACGGTGGCTAGATGAACTCCGTGCCCATGCTGACAAGAACATAGTGATAATGCTAGTTGGCAACAAGAGCGACCTTGAGGAGCAGCGAGCGGTGAGTACTGAGGATGCCAAGGAGTTTGCCGAGAAGGAGAACCTCTTCTTCCTGGAGACTTCTGCACTTCAGGCAACAAACGTGGAGAGTGCTTTCCAAACCGTCTTGACAGAGATCTTCAAAATCCACAGCAAGAAGAACATGGTGTCCGAGCCAAAGAGCAATGGGTCTGCCCCAGCAATGCCAGGGAAGAAGGTCCTTGTCCCAGGTCCGGCTCAGGAAATCCCGAAGAGCAAGTGCTGTAGTTCCATGTGA